Proteins encoded together in one Rossellomorea sp. y25 window:
- a CDS encoding MDR family MFS transporter has protein sequence MEHLEHRKKVMIMIAIMSAMLFAALNQTIVGTALPRIISEIGGLDYYSWVFTIFMLTSSVTAILVGKLSDMYGRKPFILLGIGVFMIGSFLNGLSSSILQLIIFRGIQGFGAGMIMSTAFTAVGDLFSPRERGKWQGLMSSVFGLASVFGPTLGGWIVDNADWHWVFWVFLPVGFIAFGMIYKMFPSQKPNRGLKVDYLGSIMLTLTIIPLLLAFTWGGNDYEWVSLPIIGLLSATVVSFVLFIITEKRASNPVLPLQLFKNKIFTLSNIIGFILGAGMFGAIMYMPFFIQGVMGTSATKSGLVMMPMTLSMVIASTVGGQIITKTGRYKFLALIGLFVMSAGMILLSFMDTNTTNTTALINIIIVGTGLGLSFPVFTLTVQNAVQHKFLGVATAATQLFRQIGGTIGVAIMGTVMNTSMSSKMNEKMSDVKDSPLLTNPETSGVLKQLQDPQNIMNGEKLKELQSTLPKEFQGIYATILEGVREALSFALTNVFFIGAIILLFGFVLTFFMEEIPLRMSNKDVTEEEKETKLKEASNH, from the coding sequence ATGGAGCACTTAGAACATCGAAAAAAAGTAATGATCATGATAGCCATCATGTCAGCCATGTTATTTGCGGCATTGAATCAAACGATAGTGGGGACCGCATTACCAAGAATCATTTCTGAGATTGGTGGGCTTGACTACTATAGCTGGGTTTTTACAATCTTTATGTTAACCAGTTCGGTAACGGCCATCTTAGTAGGAAAATTATCTGATATGTATGGAAGAAAGCCATTCATCCTACTAGGTATTGGTGTGTTTATGATTGGTTCATTCTTGAATGGACTTTCATCATCAATCCTTCAATTAATCATTTTCAGAGGAATTCAAGGTTTTGGAGCGGGTATGATCATGTCTACTGCGTTTACGGCCGTCGGGGACTTATTCTCTCCAAGGGAACGAGGGAAATGGCAGGGATTAATGAGCAGTGTATTTGGTCTGGCAAGTGTGTTCGGTCCTACATTAGGTGGCTGGATTGTTGATAATGCAGACTGGCACTGGGTATTCTGGGTGTTCCTTCCTGTTGGTTTCATTGCCTTTGGAATGATTTATAAAATGTTCCCTTCACAGAAACCAAATAGAGGATTGAAAGTGGACTACTTAGGTTCCATTATGCTTACTCTGACGATTATTCCATTATTATTGGCCTTTACGTGGGGTGGAAATGATTATGAGTGGGTTTCCCTTCCGATTATAGGTTTACTGTCAGCAACGGTGGTATCTTTTGTCTTATTTATCATTACGGAAAAGAGAGCAAGCAATCCTGTACTTCCACTTCAATTGTTCAAAAATAAAATTTTCACATTATCAAATATCATTGGATTTATCCTGGGAGCAGGAATGTTTGGAGCCATCATGTATATGCCGTTCTTTATTCAAGGGGTCATGGGGACATCTGCCACTAAGTCGGGCTTGGTGATGATGCCGATGACATTAAGTATGGTGATCGCGAGTACAGTTGGTGGACAGATCATCACGAAGACAGGCAGATATAAATTTCTAGCCCTAATCGGTTTGTTCGTAATGAGTGCAGGAATGATACTTTTATCCTTTATGGATACGAACACAACCAATACAACGGCTCTAATCAATATTATTATAGTAGGAACAGGTCTTGGGCTGAGCTTCCCGGTTTTCACTTTAACCGTTCAAAACGCTGTTCAGCATAAGTTCCTTGGTGTGGCTACCGCTGCCACTCAATTATTCAGACAAATCGGAGGTACGATTGGTGTAGCCATCATGGGTACCGTGATGAATACTTCCATGTCTTCAAAAATGAATGAGAAAATGTCAGATGTGAAAGACTCACCTCTACTTACGAATCCTGAAACATCAGGAGTACTGAAGCAGCTTCAGGATCCTCAAAACATTATGAATGGTGAGAAATTAAAAGAATTACAATCAACATTACCGAAAGAATTCCAAGGGATATACGCAACCATTCTCGAAGGTGTGAGAGAGGCGTTAAGTTTCGCTTTAACGAATGTCTTCTTTATCGGTGCTATCATTCTTCTCTTTGGTTTTGTATTAACGTTCTTTATGGAAGAAATCCCTTTACGTATGTCGAATAAAGATGTAACAGAAGAAGAAAAAGAAACTAAGCTTAAAGAAGCATCCAATCATTAA
- a CDS encoding ATP-binding protein gives MYYEKIVPLKLRDFLKNPSHETLKDLLLHNTGETDYVDFKSDWIEFTKMAKHILAISNTGGGCIIVGVMQYDDGSLELKGLTDEEFLDKADVDNKLQHLLPKYLRYRTEDFIFSKGIHPLLDLKRFQVLIIDYDPRYVPYTSIVTRGELRYGAIYARQGTKTIEATHEKLVDVILRKVQSGGSDSDERTLKEHLEHLKILHLEHNQTEDLKFKKYLHDLIVRKMKKIETFLDLDSSEFHSW, from the coding sequence TTGTACTACGAGAAGATTGTTCCGCTTAAACTTAGGGACTTTTTGAAGAATCCTTCTCATGAAACGTTGAAGGATCTGTTACTTCATAATACGGGCGAAACAGATTACGTTGATTTCAAATCAGATTGGATTGAATTCACAAAAATGGCGAAGCATATCCTCGCTATCTCCAATACGGGAGGCGGATGCATAATTGTAGGAGTGATGCAATATGATGATGGATCGTTAGAATTAAAGGGATTGACGGATGAGGAATTTTTAGATAAAGCAGATGTTGATAATAAACTGCAGCATCTGCTTCCTAAATATTTACGATACAGGACGGAGGATTTCATTTTCTCTAAAGGTATCCATCCATTGTTGGACTTAAAACGATTTCAGGTTCTTATCATTGATTATGATCCGCGTTATGTTCCCTATACTTCTATTGTGACCAGAGGTGAATTAAGGTATGGGGCCATATATGCGAGACAAGGGACGAAGACAATTGAAGCTACACACGAAAAGTTGGTGGACGTGATTCTTCGCAAAGTCCAGTCCGGTGGATCTGATAGTGATGAGCGTACATTAAAAGAGCATCTGGAACATCTTAAAATCCTGCATCTGGAACATAATCAAACTGAGGATTTGAAGTTCAAAAAATATCTACACGATTTAATTGTAAGAAAAATGAAAAAGATAGAAACCTTTCTTGACCTGGATTCTTCTGAGTTTCATTCTTGGTAA
- a CDS encoding glycosyltransferase family 2 protein — translation MNYFIFITFMFVLVTFINLLFLPKLSRKLSSNELVSVLVPMRNEERNVEGLIESIKKIAHSPVEFIILDDGSTDRTPELLFQLTKGDSRFKIINGKPLPKGWVGKVHACKELGQHARGTYYLFLDADVRVSPSIIEKVLFQMNQYNAGLVTGFPQFPIPTLLSKMLVPFQHFLVYFHLPIAVANHTTNKAFTAAHGAFMFFKKEAYEECGGHEAVKSSLLEDVHIARKVKEKGWKVTIVNNTYDVTCHMYDTNKEVWEGFLKNIYIGLGRTPISVFLLSLFYFVFYILPLPLFLYGLMAGEWSYCVPLVAIWVQTLMIDIASNQSRWHFLIMPIASISFIIIMWASMLRGMKKQGYAWKGRTYS, via the coding sequence TTGAATTATTTTATCTTCATCACGTTCATGTTTGTTCTGGTCACGTTCATCAATCTACTCTTTTTACCGAAGCTTTCTCGTAAATTGTCTTCGAATGAACTTGTTTCTGTACTTGTTCCTATGAGGAATGAAGAAAGAAATGTGGAAGGTTTAATTGAAAGTATTAAGAAGATTGCCCATTCACCTGTTGAATTTATCATATTAGATGATGGCTCAACGGATCGTACCCCTGAACTCCTATTCCAATTAACCAAAGGGGATTCCCGCTTTAAAATCATCAACGGAAAGCCACTCCCAAAAGGATGGGTGGGGAAGGTCCATGCATGCAAGGAGCTGGGTCAGCATGCCCGAGGAACATATTATTTATTCCTTGATGCAGATGTCAGGGTGTCCCCGTCCATCATTGAGAAAGTATTGTTCCAGATGAACCAATACAATGCAGGGCTTGTAACGGGATTTCCGCAATTTCCCATACCTACTTTACTCAGTAAGATGCTGGTTCCCTTTCAACACTTCCTGGTATACTTTCATTTACCCATTGCAGTTGCCAATCATACGACGAATAAAGCATTTACCGCTGCTCACGGGGCCTTTATGTTTTTTAAGAAGGAAGCGTATGAAGAGTGCGGTGGTCATGAAGCAGTGAAATCGTCTTTATTAGAAGATGTGCATATTGCGAGGAAAGTGAAAGAAAAGGGTTGGAAGGTAACAATCGTCAACAATACATATGACGTGACATGCCATATGTATGATACCAATAAGGAAGTATGGGAGGGTTTCTTAAAAAATATTTATATAGGATTAGGGAGAACTCCAATTTCCGTTTTTCTGCTTTCCCTTTTTTACTTCGTATTTTACATATTGCCCCTTCCCCTGTTCCTATATGGATTAATGGCAGGGGAATGGAGCTATTGTGTTCCGCTGGTTGCGATATGGGTACAAACCCTCATGATTGATATTGCATCCAATCAATCCAGGTGGCATTTTCTTATCATGCCGATTGCTTCTATAAGCTTTATCATCATTATGTGGGCTTCGATGCTGCGAGGAATGAAGAAACAGGGATACGCTTGGAAGGGGAGGACCTATTCATGA
- a CDS encoding carotenoid biosynthesis protein, with amino-acid sequence MTKEWQDWIWIVFLIWYGVGIILVSLDWLPPSLQWANAVFLYLAGFLAILYAMKKLGGQIGAIIALCIMLLTIFAESLGVHYGLIFGSYHYEKDFGFQLVGVPITIGFAWVMVIFTSMAHYEFLLSRRKTVMAAFIYSTVTSILAVTMDLIIDPVAFKGREYWIWDEEGMYYDIPTQNFLGWFFVSFFIQFFLYYLIKHEGVSSHWSSRMRRLYYLVIFMFIVTAIVEGLWLAVWVTLAFYGVSLLLRKRLEKVV; translated from the coding sequence ATGACTAAAGAATGGCAGGACTGGATTTGGATCGTATTTCTTATATGGTACGGAGTGGGGATTATCCTTGTTTCTCTTGATTGGCTTCCTCCATCCCTTCAATGGGCGAATGCCGTTTTCTTATATTTGGCCGGTTTTTTGGCTATTCTTTATGCAATGAAGAAATTGGGAGGACAAATCGGGGCCATCATCGCGTTGTGTATTATGCTGCTTACGATTTTTGCAGAGTCATTAGGCGTTCATTATGGTCTGATATTTGGCTCTTATCATTATGAAAAAGACTTTGGTTTTCAGCTGGTTGGCGTACCCATCACCATAGGCTTTGCCTGGGTCATGGTGATCTTCACGAGTATGGCACACTATGAATTCCTGCTATCCCGAAGAAAGACTGTAATGGCAGCGTTTATCTATAGCACAGTTACGTCCATTTTAGCGGTGACGATGGACCTGATTATTGATCCGGTGGCTTTTAAAGGCCGGGAATACTGGATATGGGATGAGGAAGGGATGTATTATGATATTCCAACTCAAAATTTCTTAGGCTGGTTTTTTGTTTCGTTCTTCATTCAATTTTTCCTGTACTATTTGATAAAACACGAGGGTGTTTCTTCACATTGGAGCTCGCGGATGAGACGGTTGTATTACCTCGTGATCTTTATGTTTATCGTGACGGCAATCGTGGAAGGGCTTTGGCTGGCTGTTTGGGTTACGCTTGCATTTTACGGTGTGTCTCTCTTACTTAGAAAACGATTGGAGAAGGTAGTATGA
- a CDS encoding DNA alkylation repair protein translates to MTTPYRCPSCKTNRTRFNIIQQVSQSVKLDPASGEVVQSYEEGQLEPFHLAYNGPDLKVQCAACGLVEDEMTFKKFGESTM, encoded by the coding sequence ATGACTACACCCTATCGCTGTCCCAGCTGTAAAACAAATCGCACTCGATTTAATATTATACAACAAGTATCTCAGAGTGTGAAACTTGATCCTGCCTCTGGAGAAGTTGTTCAGAGTTATGAAGAAGGGCAGCTCGAGCCCTTTCATCTTGCATACAATGGACCTGATTTAAAAGTTCAATGTGCCGCTTGCGGTTTAGTAGAGGATGAAATGACGTTTAAGAAGTTTGGAGAAAGTACAATGTAA
- a CDS encoding lysophospholipid acyltransferase family protein: MIEPKKSRRFQRLLAHYLTYQLKKHFYRVWIDDHRESGKSPSGHLILANHSSWWDGLMVFYLNHYVVKEDSYAMMSQKGMEDFSFFRKIGAFSVNPDSPKDLVSSLKFAEKCLQEKKTVWIFPQGKEEHLEKRPISFMSGPSFLSERNPEIKVSLVTFYYTFRHDQRPELFIRICDEGVDHNKHYSRKELTDCLRTVMEKRIESLKSDIINEDISSFELLLKGFPTNSEWLSFWKRRK, encoded by the coding sequence ATGATCGAACCGAAAAAAAGCAGGAGATTTCAACGCCTCTTGGCCCACTACCTTACCTATCAGCTGAAGAAACATTTTTATCGTGTTTGGATCGATGATCACAGGGAGTCTGGAAAATCTCCTTCCGGTCACTTGATACTCGCAAACCATTCAAGCTGGTGGGACGGATTGATGGTCTTTTACTTGAATCATTATGTTGTAAAAGAAGACAGCTACGCCATGATGAGTCAGAAAGGGATGGAAGATTTCTCTTTTTTCCGTAAAATCGGGGCATTCTCAGTAAACCCCGACTCACCCAAAGATTTGGTCTCTTCCTTAAAGTTTGCTGAGAAGTGCCTGCAAGAGAAGAAAACTGTCTGGATCTTTCCGCAGGGCAAGGAAGAGCATCTTGAGAAGAGGCCTATTTCATTTATGAGTGGTCCAAGCTTCTTAAGTGAACGTAATCCCGAAATAAAGGTATCGTTGGTCACGTTCTACTACACATTTCGTCATGATCAAAGGCCTGAATTATTTATCAGAATCTGTGATGAGGGAGTAGATCACAATAAGCATTATTCAAGAAAAGAGCTTACAGACTGTCTAAGGACTGTTATGGAAAAAAGGATCGAGTCCCTAAAGTCCGATATCATAAATGAAGATATTTCAAGCTTTGAATTATTACTAAAAGGTTTTCCTACGAATAGTGAATGGTTGAGCTTTTGGAAAAGAAGGAAGTAG
- a CDS encoding MATE family efflux transporter encodes MRETHSVKDKIKQLSIILIPILVTQLGMFAMNFFDTIMSGKYSPIDLAGVAIGSSLWVPVFTGLSGILLAVTPIVAQLIGGGNKKDVPHTVLQGVYAAIALSLFVMIIGAFVLNPILNGMNIETQVRTVAKDYLIALSFGMIPLFIYNVLRSFIDALGMTRVTMFITLLSLPINVVFNYLLIFGKLGFPALGGVGAGYASAITYWVITLIAFWVVHTKRPFNQYFIFKTIHKPDLSKWKELFQIGVPIGLSIFFEVSIFSAVTLLMSNYDTVVIAAHQAAINFASFLYMIPLSISMALTIVVGFEVGAKRLRDAKIYSWMGVSFALLLAVIYGVILLVFRSEISYLYSDDAYVLELTAHFLLYAVFFQLSDAIQAPVQGALRGYKDVNITFMMALISYWVIGLPLGYVLANYTAFGPYGYWLGLTSGLTAGAITLSARLLFIQNKYRKQYSLIKQ; translated from the coding sequence ATGAGAGAAACCCATTCAGTCAAGGATAAAATCAAACAATTATCCATTATACTCATTCCCATTCTGGTCACCCAGTTGGGAATGTTTGCAATGAATTTTTTCGACACCATCATGTCAGGAAAGTATTCTCCGATAGACCTGGCCGGTGTTGCCATAGGTTCCTCCCTTTGGGTACCGGTATTTACAGGGTTAAGCGGCATCCTTCTAGCGGTTACCCCAATCGTCGCTCAATTAATAGGAGGAGGAAATAAGAAAGATGTTCCCCACACTGTGCTTCAAGGTGTATATGCAGCCATTGCTCTATCACTTTTCGTGATGATTATCGGTGCATTCGTTCTTAATCCAATTCTGAATGGAATGAATATTGAAACACAGGTCCGTACTGTTGCTAAAGATTATCTCATTGCCCTTTCATTCGGGATGATTCCATTATTCATCTACAATGTACTGAGATCATTTATTGATGCCCTGGGAATGACAAGGGTCACCATGTTTATTACATTGCTTTCCCTTCCGATAAATGTCGTATTTAATTATTTATTGATATTTGGAAAACTCGGTTTCCCTGCATTAGGAGGAGTCGGCGCTGGTTATGCTTCAGCTATCACCTATTGGGTCATTACACTCATTGCTTTTTGGGTTGTGCATACAAAAAGACCATTTAATCAATACTTTATCTTCAAAACCATCCATAAACCTGACCTCTCTAAATGGAAAGAGCTCTTTCAAATTGGGGTGCCGATCGGTCTATCTATTTTCTTTGAAGTAAGCATCTTTTCTGCTGTTACTTTATTGATGAGCAATTATGATACAGTCGTGATAGCAGCTCATCAAGCAGCGATCAATTTTGCATCCTTTCTCTATATGATCCCGCTCAGTATTTCCATGGCATTAACCATCGTTGTAGGGTTTGAGGTGGGAGCGAAAAGGCTGCGGGATGCAAAGATTTATAGCTGGATGGGGGTAAGCTTTGCATTACTATTGGCAGTCATATATGGTGTGATTTTGCTCGTGTTCCGATCAGAAATCTCGTACCTCTATTCAGATGATGCATATGTATTGGAATTAACGGCTCATTTTTTATTGTATGCTGTGTTCTTCCAGCTATCAGATGCCATTCAGGCTCCAGTACAAGGGGCGCTCAGAGGATACAAGGATGTCAATATCACCTTTATGATGGCACTCATATCCTACTGGGTGATTGGATTACCGCTTGGTTATGTTCTAGCCAACTACACTGCCTTTGGTCCGTACGGGTATTGGCTCGGCCTGACATCCGGCTTAACTGCAGGAGCCATCACGTTATCAGCCAGGCTCCTATTCATTCAGAATAAGTATAGAAAGCAATATAGTCTTATAAAACAATAA
- a CDS encoding SDR family oxidoreductase, which yields MKEKVVFITGGSKGIGRRTVEEFSKQGYTVIINYRQNDQIVENLVSHLMGKYNNKLIAIKGDISVPEECERMVTEILNEVESVDILIHNAGPYVKERKSFTDYSPEEWNYIVNGNLNSVFYLSRLIIPKMREKKWGRIITFGYDRVETSPGWIYRSAFAASKAGLASFTKTISIEEARNGITANMVCPGDIVGEWKEEEIHKAKEHHDSNTPVGRPGTGEDLSRIISFLCQEESDFITGSIIPVTGGKDVLGKVFRQ from the coding sequence ATGAAAGAAAAAGTTGTGTTTATAACGGGAGGATCGAAGGGGATCGGTCGGCGAACGGTAGAGGAATTCTCGAAACAAGGATATACCGTTATCATTAACTACAGACAAAATGATCAAATTGTTGAGAATCTGGTTTCCCATTTGATGGGGAAATATAACAATAAATTAATAGCCATCAAGGGTGATATTTCTGTACCTGAAGAATGTGAGCGAATGGTAACAGAAATTCTGAATGAAGTGGAAAGTGTCGATATCTTAATTCATAATGCAGGTCCCTACGTGAAAGAGCGGAAGTCATTTACTGACTATTCCCCAGAAGAATGGAACTACATAGTAAACGGAAATTTAAATAGTGTTTTCTACTTATCAAGGTTGATTATTCCTAAAATGAGGGAAAAGAAATGGGGAAGAATTATCACGTTTGGATATGATCGAGTTGAAACATCACCAGGCTGGATCTATCGTTCCGCGTTTGCGGCATCAAAAGCAGGACTTGCTTCCTTTACGAAAACCATATCTATCGAAGAAGCGCGTAATGGAATAACGGCGAACATGGTCTGCCCCGGGGACATCGTTGGGGAATGGAAAGAAGAAGAGATTCATAAAGCGAAAGAACATCATGATTCTAACACACCGGTGGGGCGTCCTGGAACGGGTGAAGACCTTTCGAGAATCATTTCTTTTCTATGTCAGGAAGAATCCGATTTTATTACCGGTTCCATTATTCCTGTTACAGGGGGCAAGGATGTGCTTGGAAAGGTATTTCGTCAGTGA
- a CDS encoding DUF2085 domain-containing protein encodes MKAILTLSFMPCHRIRERSLVVRGKQFPLCFRCMGILLGILIGIPFVWLYFPLVTFVHLLYVGMLIFPLLADGYTQKWNWRTSTNPLRLLTGLLCGIGLSISIILFSKMGVRTVMILTGS; translated from the coding sequence GTGAAAGCCATCCTTACATTATCCTTTATGCCCTGTCACAGAATACGAGAACGCTCACTCGTCGTCAGGGGGAAGCAATTTCCCTTATGCTTTCGCTGTATGGGAATTCTCTTGGGAATCCTAATCGGGATCCCGTTCGTTTGGTTGTATTTCCCTTTGGTAACATTCGTTCATTTGCTTTATGTGGGGATGCTCATCTTCCCCCTACTGGCAGATGGATACACCCAGAAGTGGAACTGGAGAACCAGTACGAATCCGTTACGGTTGCTGACCGGTCTCCTATGTGGGATCGGACTATCGATCAGTATCATTTTATTCTCCAAGATGGGAGTCAGAACCGTCATGATCTTGACTGGTTCATAA
- a CDS encoding MarR family transcriptional regulator → MYELEGLFRSVFRMMKSDIRTIFGEFISNGEFRVLQLISENGALKSSEISKRMEVSASHITSITDTLVEKGYITRMRSNEDRRVVELALTPQGVDMLAKCEEKKTQYFQELFVKFDKEEINHLIELFEKLLASNRK, encoded by the coding sequence ATGTACGAGTTAGAGGGATTATTCCGATCCGTTTTTAGAATGATGAAATCAGATATTCGAACCATCTTTGGTGAGTTCATTTCCAATGGAGAATTTCGGGTACTTCAGCTCATTAGCGAGAATGGGGCATTGAAATCCTCGGAAATATCCAAACGTATGGAAGTATCGGCAAGTCACATCACTTCCATTACGGATACATTAGTAGAAAAAGGCTATATCACAAGAATGCGGTCTAACGAAGATCGTAGAGTAGTAGAGTTAGCTCTGACACCTCAGGGCGTTGATATGCTGGCTAAATGTGAAGAAAAAAAGACTCAATACTTTCAGGAACTATTTGTGAAATTTGATAAAGAAGAGATTAACCACCTGATTGAACTGTTTGAAAAGCTATTAGCATCGAATCGCAAGTAA
- a CDS encoding CAP domain-containing protein translates to MCSKKNTFTKEEFIFMNKKMMVSTATAFTLLAAPFAAGKAGAEAPCPTPDKVSQQVNTFKYNGNQEDLNKFVQDTLSKFQIDGKNINVQELLKGQAPQAQAAPAPAKEAPKAEAPKAEAPAPAPAPEKQEAPKAEAPAPAPAANEQKQQPEQKVSEETGQLSQYEQKVVELTNQERAKQGLPALKVDTELSKVAREKSRDMQANNYFSHDSPTYGSPFDMMKQFGIQYSSAGENIAMGQPTPEEVVQAWMDSDGHRKNILSSNYTHIGVGHVENGNYWTQQFIGK, encoded by the coding sequence ATGTGCAGCAAGAAAAACACATTCACTAAGGAGGAATTCATTTTTATGAACAAGAAAATGATGGTTTCAACAGCAACAGCATTTACACTATTAGCAGCACCATTCGCAGCAGGAAAAGCTGGGGCTGAAGCACCATGTCCAACTCCAGATAAGGTTTCACAACAGGTGAACACTTTTAAATATAATGGTAATCAAGAAGATTTAAATAAATTTGTACAAGATACTCTATCAAAATTTCAAATTGATGGTAAGAATATTAATGTACAAGAGCTATTAAAAGGACAAGCTCCTCAAGCCCAGGCTGCACCAGCGCCAGCTAAGGAAGCACCGAAAGCTGAAGCACCAAAAGCAGAGGCACCAGCACCAGCACCAGCTCCTGAAAAACAAGAAGCACCAAAAGCAGAAGCTCCTGCTCCTGCACCTGCAGCAAACGAACAGAAACAACAACCAGAACAAAAGGTAAGTGAAGAAACAGGTCAATTAAGTCAATACGAGCAGAAAGTAGTGGAGTTAACGAACCAAGAGCGTGCAAAGCAAGGTCTTCCAGCGCTTAAAGTAGATACTGAGTTAAGCAAAGTTGCACGTGAAAAGTCTCGTGATATGCAAGCGAATAACTACTTCTCTCATGATAGCCCGACTTATGGTTCACCATTCGACATGATGAAGCAGTTCGGCATTCAATACAGCTCTGCCGGTGAAAACATCGCTATGGGTCAACCTACTCCAGAAGAAGTAGTACAAGCATGGATGGACAGTGATGGTCACCGTAAAAATATCTTAAGCTCTAACTACACTCACATCGGTGTAGGACATGTAGAAAACGGTAACTACTGGACTCAACAGTTCATTGGTAAATAA
- a CDS encoding GTP-binding protein: MKKDVYILSGFLGSGKTTLLKGLLESLKDQNKKPAVLMNELGSVSIDSDEVEKDTALRELLDGCICCTISEKLESQLQELLMNEDFDVLVIETTGAAHPVEVVDSILSPLFADQFEFRGIVTVVDGLQWRNRDEFSPAVLHLMREQIRHAQYIVANKTDLLSEMEQGTFSYDLQQINPNAKVYLTNYSKVSMKDLFTLKADHRSGSYEKASIGEHLSLQAIVYSFDGTVRGEAFEEWVKNQPDGIYRMKGYVPLQGRKNPTLFQYSYGMPLFMPGDMKYPTNFVIIGENLHKSEIIRSLQEIDITE; this comes from the coding sequence ATGAAGAAAGATGTTTATATACTATCCGGATTTCTTGGAAGTGGAAAAACGACGTTACTAAAAGGATTGCTGGAGTCCTTAAAGGATCAAAATAAAAAACCGGCTGTCTTAATGAATGAACTGGGAAGTGTCTCCATTGATAGTGATGAAGTTGAAAAAGATACGGCTTTAAGAGAGTTGCTTGATGGATGTATTTGCTGCACCATTTCAGAAAAGCTGGAGTCTCAGCTTCAGGAATTGTTAATGAACGAGGATTTCGATGTATTAGTGATAGAAACGACAGGAGCAGCACATCCTGTTGAGGTGGTCGATTCCATCCTTTCTCCTCTGTTTGCCGATCAATTCGAATTTAGAGGGATTGTTACTGTGGTGGATGGTTTACAGTGGAGAAACAGGGATGAATTTAGTCCAGCTGTTTTACATCTGATGAGAGAACAGATTCGTCATGCTCAATATATTGTCGCGAATAAAACGGATTTGCTTTCAGAAATGGAGCAAGGGACATTCTCATATGACCTTCAGCAAATTAACCCCAATGCTAAGGTATATTTAACGAACTATTCAAAGGTGTCGATGAAAGATTTATTCACTTTGAAAGCTGATCACAGGAGCGGTTCCTATGAGAAAGCATCCATCGGTGAACATTTATCCTTACAAGCGATCGTATATTCCTTTGATGGAACAGTGAGAGGAGAAGCATTTGAGGAATGGGTGAAAAACCAACCTGATGGCATTTACAGAATGAAGGGTTATGTTCCATTACAGGGACGCAAAAATCCAACCTTGTTTCAATATTCATATGGCATGCCGCTGTTCATGCCTGGAGATATGAAGTACCCAACCAATTTTGTCATAATTGGAGAAAACTTACATAAATCAGAAATAATACGTTCTTTGCAGGAGATAGACATAACGGAATAA